The following coding sequences are from one Desulfosporosinus orientis DSM 765 window:
- a CDS encoding DegT/DnrJ/EryC1/StrS family aminotransferase has translation MSTRQEFLPYALPLIEEDDIAGVVDSLKSGWIAKGPKTMEFEKQFAEYVGAKYAVALNSCTAALHLGLLAAGIGAGDEVITTPMTFASSANVIIHAGAKPVLVDIDPLTMNMDPQKIEAKITSRTKGIIPVHVAGHPCPLDEIRAIAEKHGLFVLEDAAHAVYTKYKGQMIGSLGDATAFSFYATKNLVTGEGGMLTTNDEEVYNKVRVLSSHGMSRNAWNRYAQAGSWYYEILEPGYKDNMSDIMAGLGLSQLAKLERMQGIRRDIVDYYNAEFGSMPELEVPVELEYARHAWHLYIIKLNLDKLSIDRNRFIEELKAENIGTSVHFIPLHMHPYYRDTFGYKPGDFPAAESTFERIISLPLYPKMSWQDTRDVVEAVKRVVENNRK, from the coding sequence ATGAGTACACGTCAAGAATTTTTGCCCTATGCCCTTCCTTTAATTGAAGAGGACGATATTGCTGGGGTAGTTGACAGTTTAAAATCAGGGTGGATTGCCAAAGGTCCTAAAACCATGGAATTCGAGAAGCAGTTTGCCGAGTATGTGGGAGCCAAGTACGCCGTTGCTTTAAACTCTTGTACCGCCGCCTTGCACCTGGGGCTTTTGGCAGCCGGTATCGGAGCGGGAGACGAAGTTATAACCACACCCATGACCTTCGCTTCCTCAGCTAATGTGATCATTCACGCGGGGGCTAAGCCTGTTTTAGTAGATATAGATCCCTTGACCATGAACATGGACCCTCAGAAGATCGAAGCCAAGATTACCTCCCGAACCAAGGGGATTATCCCTGTTCATGTTGCGGGACATCCTTGCCCGCTGGACGAAATCCGGGCCATCGCCGAGAAACACGGGCTTTTTGTTCTGGAGGATGCCGCCCACGCAGTCTATACAAAGTACAAGGGACAAATGATCGGCTCCCTGGGGGATGCCACGGCATTTTCCTTCTATGCCACGAAGAACCTGGTGACCGGTGAAGGCGGAATGCTGACAACCAATGACGAAGAGGTGTATAATAAGGTTCGGGTTCTGAGCTCTCACGGTATGAGCCGGAATGCCTGGAACCGTTATGCTCAAGCCGGTTCCTGGTATTACGAAATCCTTGAACCGGGCTATAAGGACAACATGTCGGACATTATGGCCGGCCTGGGGCTTTCTCAATTGGCCAAACTGGAACGGATGCAGGGAATACGCCGGGATATCGTGGATTATTATAATGCTGAGTTCGGGTCTATGCCGGAACTGGAAGTGCCGGTAGAGCTGGAGTATGCCCGGCATGCCTGGCATTTGTATATAATTAAACTGAATTTGGATAAACTATCCATTGACCGCAATCGGTTTATTGAAGAACTTAAAGCAGAAAATATCGGGACGAGTGTTCATTTTATCCCTCTGCACATGCACCCTTATTACAGGGATACCTTTGGCTATAAACCCGGGGACTTCCCCGCAGCGGAGAGCACCTTTGAACGGATTATTTCCTTGCCACTCTATCCTAAAATGAGCTGGCAAGATACCCGGGACGTGGTGGAAGCTGTGAAGCGAGTGGTGGAAAATAATCGCAAGTAA
- a CDS encoding lipid II:glycine glycyltransferase FemX, which produces MGLILKSIERQVWESFQKTIPLGSLFHRWEWQDIISAGFGLQVERLGIFDEAGVLKGLLPLAERKMSLLKLAGSPLSGSATPHSGPLGDVPMPEFLSALEVYASEKHIDYLELGLTDVSGKDGLEKMGYTVEELLTLDLPIPKDEADLWSGLEVRCRNAVRKAEKSGVKVVEPQTLEEWLEPYYELSCGVYRRQDKEPPFKREYFAALWQNLYPKGDLIVLTAQYDGKTIAGMIFPRDRNVGYYLDGVSDREYNKVVPNNLIQWEYLKRAQAMGIELYDMVGANIPSIAKFKKSFGSTERKYLYAYRNRTMAARVGRKVYAKHSETIKKLLKRS; this is translated from the coding sequence ATGGGTCTAATACTGAAATCAATAGAGCGGCAAGTCTGGGAAAGTTTCCAGAAGACGATCCCACTGGGCTCCCTCTTTCACCGTTGGGAATGGCAGGATATCATCTCCGCAGGCTTTGGCCTGCAGGTTGAGCGGTTGGGGATCTTTGATGAAGCAGGAGTCCTCAAAGGCTTGCTGCCCCTGGCAGAACGGAAGATGAGTCTGTTGAAATTAGCAGGAAGTCCTCTTTCCGGTTCTGCGACGCCTCACAGCGGTCCTTTAGGAGATGTGCCAATGCCTGAATTCTTGTCGGCCCTTGAGGTGTATGCATCTGAAAAACATATCGATTACCTGGAACTCGGTTTGACGGATGTCTCAGGAAAAGATGGTCTGGAGAAAATGGGGTATACTGTTGAAGAACTTCTGACCTTGGACTTGCCTATTCCCAAGGATGAGGCGGATCTTTGGTCCGGCCTGGAAGTCCGCTGCCGGAATGCCGTTCGCAAAGCTGAGAAATCCGGAGTCAAAGTAGTGGAACCTCAGACCTTGGAGGAGTGGCTGGAACCCTATTACGAACTCTCCTGCGGGGTTTACCGTCGTCAGGATAAAGAGCCCCCTTTCAAACGGGAATATTTTGCCGCTCTCTGGCAGAACCTTTATCCTAAAGGAGATCTGATTGTTCTGACGGCTCAATATGACGGAAAAACAATAGCAGGAATGATTTTTCCTCGAGATCGGAATGTGGGCTATTACCTGGATGGGGTTTCCGATCGAGAGTACAATAAAGTGGTACCGAATAATCTCATTCAGTGGGAGTATTTAAAACGCGCCCAGGCCATGGGAATTGAGCTTTATGATATGGTTGGGGCCAATATTCCCAGTATTGCCAAGTTTAAAAAGAGTTTTGGCAGTACAGAGCGAAAGTACCTTTATGCTTACCGCAACCGGACGATGGCAGCCCGGGTGGGACGAAAGGTCTATGCAAAACACAGTGAAACCATTAAGAAATTACTAAAACGCTCATAA
- a CDS encoding cell wall-binding repeat-containing protein, which produces MKAHLSRKIMAIMIVGLFLMQLFPAAPVSAAVDQTAYYEEISEKLEFWANKYNIPPVLLKAIAWMESGWKQFELDPATGEPLTDKPLIGRDGVGIGIMQISVYDAKDTETVNKLKNDIDYNIEMGCQLLNQKWRAYPKIGDGDRNVLENWYFAVWGYNSWATRNNPNVVTGKSAYQDSVFSLMGQKYNSAITFAPGATKYPKELLPPVNAPYLSGRWSTPEPMHLGDLDVDQDSLLATGGGSSVEAANGDYWYNYAQWCSYYALGFYVTAYKSPSLTNKQVVSQKILRAYDRLLDEADDLLLEKKDTSYATAAKYYWTVAQGPKLDDDILEDAQKGLQDALDKLLAEADKLADEGKGADDLTAVQDYGIILQSSDLDADLEEQAKSGLLHTYVELLAEADKLAQEGTDSANETAAKYYLAVQQGIVVDASLTERAKTGYEKTSSSTPVPNPNPNPDPDPDQDSDTDSAPKEFSMERLYGTRAEDTAIKISQAGWANNSSSVVLLARSDRFQDALAAAPLAKKLKAPLLLTSPYKLDAAVLDEIERLGAVEKVYVIGGEGAVTKPVTDALNKEDLPYERIYGDTAADTAAAIAKKIGPSSQVILASSTSFPDALSASAPAAALGIPILLTEQKKLPAATMEVLKDFGVTKTIIVGGKFAVSTAFDAEGGPLADYGPLRLAGETKYDTMLEIVKYFKQDPETIVIATGENFPDGLSGGAFAALTGSPMFLIPKGELNSDTENYFESLCGKIKKAYILGGTGVISKSNEETVGSLLTSQ; this is translated from the coding sequence ATGAAAGCGCACCTATCTAGGAAAATCATGGCGATAATGATTGTCGGACTTTTTTTGATGCAGCTGTTCCCAGCAGCTCCTGTTTCTGCTGCAGTTGATCAAACAGCCTATTACGAGGAAATTAGCGAGAAACTGGAGTTCTGGGCCAATAAATATAATATTCCACCGGTACTGCTTAAGGCTATCGCCTGGATGGAAAGCGGCTGGAAACAATTTGAACTGGATCCGGCAACAGGAGAGCCATTGACGGATAAACCCTTAATAGGGCGCGACGGAGTAGGAATCGGAATTATGCAGATTTCTGTCTATGATGCCAAGGACACAGAGACTGTCAATAAACTTAAAAATGACATTGATTATAATATCGAAATGGGCTGCCAATTGCTTAATCAAAAATGGCGGGCCTATCCAAAAATCGGGGATGGAGACCGTAATGTTTTAGAAAACTGGTATTTTGCCGTATGGGGGTACAATAGCTGGGCAACCAGGAATAACCCTAATGTAGTCACCGGTAAATCCGCCTATCAGGATTCCGTTTTTAGTTTGATGGGCCAAAAATACAATAGTGCCATTACCTTTGCCCCGGGTGCCACTAAATATCCCAAGGAGTTATTACCTCCTGTTAATGCCCCATATTTATCCGGGCGCTGGAGTACGCCTGAGCCGATGCATCTTGGCGACCTGGATGTTGACCAAGACAGTTTGCTGGCAACGGGAGGGGGATCCAGTGTTGAAGCGGCTAATGGGGATTACTGGTACAATTATGCTCAATGGTGTTCCTATTATGCTTTAGGTTTTTATGTTACGGCCTATAAAAGTCCGTCCTTAACTAATAAACAGGTTGTCTCCCAAAAAATTCTCCGCGCTTATGACAGGCTGTTGGATGAAGCCGATGACTTGCTTCTTGAGAAGAAAGATACCTCATATGCAACAGCAGCCAAATATTATTGGACAGTGGCCCAGGGACCTAAATTAGATGATGACATTTTGGAGGATGCCCAGAAGGGACTTCAGGATGCCTTAGATAAACTATTAGCTGAAGCGGATAAATTGGCTGATGAGGGTAAAGGTGCCGATGACTTGACAGCTGTTCAGGATTACGGAATTATTTTGCAGAGTTCAGATCTGGATGCGGATCTGGAAGAACAGGCGAAAAGCGGCCTGCTTCATACCTATGTAGAGCTTTTGGCTGAAGCTGATAAATTAGCCCAGGAAGGGACTGACTCCGCCAATGAGACGGCCGCAAAATATTATTTGGCGGTCCAGCAAGGAATAGTAGTTGATGCAAGTCTAACAGAGCGTGCCAAAACCGGCTATGAGAAAACAAGCTCTTCCACACCTGTCCCAAATCCAAACCCAAATCCAGACCCAGACCCAGACCAAGATTCAGATACAGATTCGGCCCCCAAAGAGTTTAGCATGGAGCGCCTTTATGGAACACGGGCTGAAGATACTGCCATAAAAATTTCTCAGGCAGGCTGGGCCAACAATTCTTCTTCGGTTGTACTCTTAGCACGGTCAGACCGTTTCCAGGATGCTTTAGCGGCTGCTCCTTTGGCTAAGAAACTTAAGGCACCGCTGCTGCTGACATCCCCTTATAAATTAGACGCTGCGGTCTTAGATGAAATCGAAAGGTTGGGAGCTGTGGAGAAAGTCTATGTGATCGGCGGAGAAGGAGCTGTCACCAAGCCCGTTACCGATGCCCTTAACAAAGAAGATTTGCCTTATGAGCGAATATATGGAGATACAGCGGCGGATACTGCTGCAGCAATTGCTAAGAAGATCGGGCCTAGCTCACAAGTGATTCTTGCTTCCAGTACCAGCTTTCCCGATGCTCTTTCGGCGTCAGCCCCGGCAGCGGCTCTGGGAATTCCCATCCTCTTAACAGAGCAAAAGAAATTGCCCGCGGCTACCATGGAAGTGCTGAAAGATTTCGGAGTGACTAAAACCATCATCGTCGGAGGTAAATTTGCGGTTTCCACAGCCTTTGATGCGGAAGGAGGCCCCCTGGCGGACTATGGTCCTCTCCGCTTGGCTGGGGAGACAAAATATGATACGATGTTGGAAATTGTTAAGTATTTCAAACAAGATCCGGAAACAATTGTGATTGCAACTGGAGAAAATTTCCCGGATGGCCTGTCAGGAGGAGCTTTTGCAGCTCTAACAGGCAGTCCTATGTTCCTGATTCCCAAAGGGGAGTTGAATTCCGATACTGAAAACTACTTCGAGAGTTTGTGCGGAAAGATTAAGAAGGCCTATATCTTGGGCGGAACCGGGGTAATTTCCAAAAGTAACGAGGAAACTGTGGGGAGTCTTCTAACTTCTCAGTGA
- a CDS encoding glycosyltransferase family 2 protein, translated as MKILAIVPALNEADNIGSVVQNLRSTSPWLDVLVIDDGSTDETAEIARTHGAKVISLPVNLGIGGAVQTGFIYALKNQYDVALQVDGDGQHRGEEIKKLVDPILLGETDVTIGSRFLEKTSYKSAWPRRLGIYLLSKTIQSVVRRNFTDPTSGFRAYNQKALRIVSAHYSTDYPEPDAIVTLLKNRLHLIEVSVEMDPRLSGNSSITPFKSGYYMFKVSLAIILNSMMSRIWND; from the coding sequence ATGAAAATCTTAGCGATTGTTCCTGCCTTGAATGAGGCGGACAATATTGGCTCAGTAGTTCAAAATTTAAGAAGTACATCCCCTTGGCTGGATGTACTTGTTATTGATGACGGGTCCACGGATGAAACGGCTGAAATAGCTCGTACTCATGGGGCAAAGGTTATTTCTTTGCCTGTTAATCTTGGTATCGGAGGAGCCGTTCAAACCGGCTTTATTTATGCCTTAAAGAATCAGTACGATGTGGCTTTGCAGGTAGACGGAGATGGCCAGCACAGAGGAGAAGAAATCAAGAAGTTAGTGGACCCAATTCTACTTGGGGAGACCGATGTAACCATTGGATCGAGATTCCTGGAAAAAACATCCTATAAATCCGCCTGGCCCCGCCGATTAGGGATTTACCTCTTAAGTAAAACCATTCAATCCGTTGTTCGTAGGAATTTTACGGATCCAACTTCGGGATTCCGGGCCTATAACCAAAAAGCGCTGCGGATTGTCTCTGCCCATTATTCCACGGATTATCCGGAACCGGATGCCATTGTAACCCTGCTTAAAAACCGACTGCACTTGATAGAAGTTTCCGTGGAAATGGATCCTCGCCTTTCGGGAAACTCATCTATTACACCGTTTAAGAGCGGGTACTATATGTTCAAGGTGAGTTTGGCTATTATTCTTAACTCCATGATGAGCAGGATATGGAATGACTAG
- a CDS encoding O-antigen ligase family protein, whose translation MELTLIKWLIFLVCIGATAYLGVKKPSLLISILAGGIALEISIEWLPQEGLLGSQLGSLARIFTVGIIAAAAVRLWKEPETRCRLWGIMNHYLTRALMIYIAVGGFSLIYSVGRGKTVLEVIRLLTLFLLYLGTVLLAEKKHDFLPMQVVHWVGIALVPLALYEGATRNFIWRGYLAEGMLARVNATFVDPNIFARYLVLAIVANLLIQYFTEKAWKRAVYIACLLCLMGGLAITLSRSGMLTLAIILVLMVFLIPRKPILQPIGFLGLIGAVIVAMRPTIWQRLLTFREGLGALDAQRLYLWKAAWAMFKDHPLLGVGLGGFRKMFETQYIQYKTVIPDAEGATLSHTTILTIAAELGLLGLAALAWVWLAIMRALHSLRKLARQQEKLRGYCLGVGYFLWIMTVFISSQAEARFFEDPAVWLSMGMMVHLLSQGNERNA comes from the coding sequence ATGGAACTCACCCTTATAAAGTGGCTTATTTTTCTTGTTTGTATTGGTGCAACAGCTTACCTGGGCGTAAAGAAGCCCAGTCTTCTTATTTCCATCCTGGCAGGCGGGATTGCCTTGGAAATCTCCATTGAGTGGCTGCCTCAAGAGGGTTTGCTTGGCTCTCAGTTGGGGAGCCTGGCCCGGATATTTACAGTTGGTATTATCGCAGCGGCTGCAGTCCGGTTGTGGAAAGAACCGGAAACACGCTGCAGGCTTTGGGGCATAATGAACCACTATCTCACCCGGGCGCTGATGATTTACATAGCTGTGGGCGGATTCAGCCTGATTTATTCCGTTGGCAGAGGAAAAACAGTCCTAGAAGTCATTCGCCTTTTAACCCTGTTTCTGCTTTATTTAGGAACAGTCCTTTTGGCTGAGAAGAAGCATGATTTTTTACCTATGCAGGTGGTCCACTGGGTTGGCATAGCCTTGGTTCCTTTGGCTTTGTATGAAGGTGCAACCCGTAATTTTATCTGGCGGGGGTACTTGGCTGAAGGAATGCTCGCTCGTGTAAATGCCACGTTTGTGGATCCGAATATTTTTGCCCGCTATCTGGTCTTAGCTATCGTCGCTAATTTGCTAATTCAATATTTCACTGAGAAAGCTTGGAAGCGGGCGGTGTACATAGCTTGCCTCCTGTGCTTAATGGGAGGGTTAGCCATTACCTTATCTCGCAGCGGGATGCTGACGCTGGCCATCATTTTGGTTCTGATGGTTTTTCTGATTCCCCGCAAACCAATTCTTCAGCCCATTGGCTTTCTGGGACTCATTGGGGCAGTTATTGTCGCCATGAGACCCACTATTTGGCAGAGGCTGCTGACCTTTCGGGAAGGCTTGGGAGCTCTCGATGCCCAGCGTCTCTACCTATGGAAAGCCGCCTGGGCAATGTTTAAAGATCATCCCCTTTTGGGGGTGGGCCTGGGCGGATTTCGGAAGATGTTTGAGACTCAATATATTCAATATAAAACGGTCATTCCTGATGCCGAAGGAGCCACCCTTTCTCATACAACGATTTTGACCATCGCCGCAGAATTAGGCTTATTGGGACTGGCAGCTCTGGCCTGGGTTTGGCTTGCTATTATGAGGGCACTTCATAGTTTGCGCAAATTGGCCCGTCAGCAAGAGAAACTCAGAGGATATTGCTTAGGTGTCGGGTATTTCTTATGGATTATGACGGTTTTCATCAGTTCCCAAGCAGAAGCCCGTTTTTTTGAAGATCCCGCTGTTTGGCTAAGTATGGGAATGATGGTACACTTATTAAGTCAAGGGAATGAAAGAAATGCCTAG
- a CDS encoding DUF2304 domain-containing protein produces the protein MSRVQFVVLLISILVTGFIIEQVRRRRLAVEYSLIWIVAGLGMIILSLWKNGIEYLADIMGIYYAPSAIFVIFGILVFVLCVHFSLEISRLSSANRVLIQRIALLEDDLKNLEEDTAGQESKSEKVNLY, from the coding sequence ATGTCACGTGTTCAGTTTGTCGTTTTACTCATAAGCATTTTGGTAACAGGTTTTATTATTGAGCAAGTACGCCGCCGGCGTTTAGCTGTTGAATATTCTTTGATTTGGATTGTTGCAGGCTTGGGGATGATTATTCTATCCCTTTGGAAAAACGGAATTGAGTACCTAGCTGATATAATGGGGATTTATTATGCACCGTCTGCAATCTTCGTGATTTTTGGGATCCTGGTCTTTGTTTTATGTGTGCATTTTTCCTTAGAAATATCCCGGCTGAGTTCGGCTAATCGGGTCTTGATCCAACGGATCGCTTTGCTTGAAGATGATTTAAAAAATTTGGAAGAAGACACTGCTGGTCAGGAAAGTAAGTCTGAAAAAGTTAATTTATATTAA
- a CDS encoding ArnT family glycosyltransferase, translating to MNKRNKVWFTALLFFIALGIQVLYIKSYNAPYFISPDGYHYSNIAENFLNGHGLVNTANFVQGDDGIVREVAQTREYVVGPVYPLLLALVYGLFGFKSYGMVIYLHALLGVASAVLAYKTGELLFGKRYAWIPYGLTLGYPLFAFWGMYVLTETTYVFTITLFLYLLAIYAKEAKRPKLKTLLILGAVIGISNLVRPLLLLFFPVLGLWIWWMQRGKLKIAIRDFTIIVVMTILVMCPWWIRNGIRYHQFIAVSNYGSYEFYLGNNPKTITDSYFYFTQPSYDPEVKGRIEKLPLSEQEKEYKSLGVSYILNHPIQFLQRTFAKEKNLFWQPVTPVFGKAYKMQGYILDQWYLLLGLIGIILSFFQLKKYSFLLIFTVYYSFIVSMITVVSGARYRLPVMPAMVLFASLAVVMFLKGIGRLSRVNPRSSGRI from the coding sequence TTGAATAAACGAAACAAGGTATGGTTTACAGCACTTCTGTTTTTTATTGCCCTTGGTATTCAAGTTCTGTATATTAAATCTTACAACGCACCTTATTTTATTTCTCCTGACGGATATCATTACTCAAATATTGCCGAGAATTTTCTCAATGGCCATGGGCTCGTGAACACAGCCAATTTTGTCCAAGGGGATGATGGGATTGTAAGGGAGGTGGCCCAAACACGGGAGTATGTGGTTGGGCCCGTCTATCCTTTGCTTCTGGCTTTAGTTTATGGACTTTTTGGCTTTAAAAGTTACGGCATGGTCATTTACCTGCACGCCCTGCTCGGTGTAGCCAGCGCAGTTTTGGCCTATAAGACGGGTGAGTTATTGTTTGGCAAGAGGTATGCTTGGATCCCCTATGGGTTGACTCTCGGCTACCCCTTATTTGCGTTTTGGGGGATGTATGTACTGACTGAGACTACCTATGTTTTTACTATAACTCTATTTCTTTACCTCTTAGCAATCTATGCCAAAGAAGCTAAAAGACCAAAACTCAAAACTCTTCTTATCTTAGGAGCAGTGATTGGTATTTCCAATCTCGTACGTCCCTTGCTCTTGCTCTTTTTCCCTGTTCTCGGGCTGTGGATTTGGTGGATGCAGCGGGGAAAATTGAAAATAGCCATTAGAGATTTTACGATTATTGTTGTGATGACCATACTGGTGATGTGTCCATGGTGGATTCGCAACGGCATTCGTTACCATCAATTTATTGCGGTGTCTAATTACGGCTCCTATGAATTCTATTTGGGAAACAATCCTAAGACGATTACCGACAGTTATTTTTACTTCACACAGCCCAGCTATGATCCTGAGGTAAAAGGCAGAATCGAAAAGTTACCGCTGTCAGAACAGGAGAAAGAATATAAGAGCTTAGGAGTGTCTTATATTTTAAATCACCCAATCCAATTTTTGCAGCGAACCTTTGCCAAAGAGAAAAATTTATTCTGGCAGCCGGTTACACCTGTGTTCGGAAAAGCTTATAAAATGCAGGGGTACATATTAGATCAATGGTATCTGCTCCTGGGACTGATTGGGATAATTCTCAGTTTCTTTCAGTTGAAGAAATATAGCTTCCTGTTAATCTTCACGGTGTACTATAGCTTTATTGTCAGCATGATCACAGTTGTGTCGGGGGCTCGGTACCGCTTGCCGGTGATGCCGGCAATGGTTCTTTTTGCGTCCTTAGCGGTAGTTATGTTTCTGAAGGGGATAGGGAGATTATCCAGAGTAAATCCGCGCTCAAGTGGGAGGATCTAA
- a CDS encoding glycosyltransferase family 4 protein, with protein MRILMLTQYFPPESGAAQVRLKEVAKGLQRNGHQVTVVTAFPNHPSGVIPPDYRGYWRLQDEVDGIPVWRTWIYPVQRGRFWKRLLNYFSFVFSSFWGLSKAGKQDILFFESPPLFLGITALIYGWLTRTRIIMNISDLWPESAVALGLVNSQWMIKAAEALEKLLYRKSWKISTQTEGIRDSLLQRGVPKDKVTFLPNGVNLDLFEPRERDEKLAQRLGFQKDDFVLIYAGTMGYAQGLESVIETAELMKDQQDIRFLFVGDGTEKPMLEALVKEKGLKNVTFVDFQPVQEMPRYFSLSSASIVPLKKNKLFEGARPSKMFPALGSAVPVIYSGEGEAAELVLTSGGGIVVAPEDSLELARGIRELKDFVDRREMGRKGREFVQAHYTWSQIIQGWLKELGI; from the coding sequence TTGCGCATATTGATGTTGACACAATACTTCCCCCCTGAATCCGGAGCAGCACAAGTCCGGCTTAAGGAAGTGGCTAAGGGGCTGCAGCGTAACGGGCATCAGGTAACAGTGGTCACAGCTTTTCCCAATCACCCCAGCGGCGTTATTCCTCCGGACTACCGGGGGTATTGGCGGCTGCAGGATGAGGTTGATGGGATTCCTGTTTGGCGAACCTGGATATATCCCGTACAGCGGGGGCGGTTCTGGAAACGTTTGCTTAATTATTTTTCCTTTGTCTTTTCATCCTTTTGGGGTTTAAGCAAAGCCGGAAAACAAGATATCCTGTTTTTTGAGTCACCGCCACTCTTTTTGGGGATCACGGCCTTGATCTATGGCTGGCTGACTCGAACCCGGATTATTATGAACATTTCTGATCTCTGGCCGGAATCTGCCGTGGCATTGGGACTGGTCAACAGTCAATGGATGATTAAGGCGGCAGAGGCTCTGGAAAAGCTTCTTTACAGGAAATCATGGAAAATCTCCACCCAAACGGAAGGGATCCGTGACTCCTTATTGCAGCGGGGCGTACCCAAAGATAAAGTTACTTTTTTGCCGAATGGCGTGAATCTTGACCTTTTTGAACCCCGGGAGCGTGACGAGAAATTAGCTCAGAGGCTGGGTTTTCAAAAGGACGATTTTGTGTTAATTTATGCAGGGACAATGGGTTATGCTCAGGGCTTGGAATCGGTGATTGAGACTGCTGAGCTGATGAAAGATCAGCAGGATATCCGGTTTTTGTTTGTAGGGGATGGCACTGAAAAACCCATGCTGGAAGCCTTGGTCAAAGAAAAAGGCTTAAAGAATGTAACCTTCGTCGATTTTCAGCCGGTTCAGGAAATGCCCAGATATTTCTCTCTATCCTCGGCAAGTATCGTTCCCTTAAAGAAGAATAAACTCTTTGAAGGTGCCAGGCCATCCAAGATGTTCCCGGCTCTCGGCTCGGCAGTCCCGGTGATTTATTCGGGGGAAGGAGAAGCTGCAGAGTTAGTTCTGACATCGGGCGGGGGGATTGTAGTAGCGCCTGAGGACAGTCTGGAACTGGCCCGGGGGATCAGGGAATTAAAAGACTTCGTTGATCGGCGTGAGATGGGCAGAAAAGGGCGGGAGTTTGTTCAAGCCCACTATACCTGGTCGCAAATAATCCAAGGTTGGCTTAAAGAGCTGGGGATCTGA
- a CDS encoding sugar transferase: MSQSSTLSAESRDLEYSGWQLGAKRLLDFVAALALLVLISPFWLLIVLWIRADSPGPAMFKQTRIGLRGKPYTIYKFRTMVQNAEALMKDKLDKVNDLENFVFQEKDDPRITRSGHFLRKTSLDELPQLLNILIGNMSLVGPRPEVPELVKLYTSEQRQRLNVLPGVTGLAQVNGRSELTLGETMSYDLDYVRSWNFWLDLKILWKTIFVVFTGKGAR; this comes from the coding sequence ATGAGTCAGAGTTCTACCCTATCGGCAGAAAGCAGAGATCTCGAATACTCAGGATGGCAGCTGGGAGCCAAGAGGTTGTTGGATTTTGTGGCAGCCCTAGCACTCCTCGTGCTAATATCGCCCTTCTGGCTTTTAATTGTGCTTTGGATTCGGGCAGACTCTCCGGGACCGGCGATGTTTAAACAGACCCGAATCGGGCTGAGAGGCAAGCCCTATACGATTTATAAGTTTCGCACCATGGTTCAAAACGCGGAAGCCCTGATGAAGGATAAACTGGATAAAGTCAATGATCTGGAAAATTTCGTTTTCCAGGAGAAAGATGATCCCCGCATTACCCGAAGCGGGCATTTTCTCAGGAAAACCAGCTTGGATGAACTGCCCCAGCTCCTCAACATCCTCATTGGGAATATGAGCCTAGTAGGTCCCCGCCCGGAGGTTCCCGAACTGGTCAAGCTTTATACTTCCGAGCAGCGTCAGCGTCTCAATGTCCTGCCCGGAGTCACGGGTTTAGCTCAGGTTAACGGGCGCAGCGAGCTGACCCTGGGGGAAACCATGAGCTATGATTTAGATTACGTTCGTTCCTGGAACTTTTGGCTGGATTTGAAGATACTCTGGAAGACTATCTTCGTTGTCTTCACCGGAAAAGGAGCCCGCTGA